In Primulina eburnea isolate SZY01 chromosome 5, ASM2296580v1, whole genome shotgun sequence, a single window of DNA contains:
- the LOC140831491 gene encoding uncharacterized protein, protein MPPKRKVTEGDDRTPTTDRTTNVVDEFSKLIQEQTKVHGEQIQQLLSMHTSTQVRGRGRVLGTTEGSEDGAYDRFRRMNPPDFVGGSDPLVALEWIKSLEAIFDYLKFNDHDKVSCAVFMLVKAARIWREATKVTVNVRELKWDAFKELFYTKYFSREVKAKKMKEFLELRQAAMTVNEYTLKFEEGCVFVPFIAENDKDKGEHFIRGLRPEIRRDVHMAKVVSYQDIVERALLAELDEQEIEKERQLRRQTFQARSQGASPSSRGGFKGKGKMEQRNKPFMPSSDVERSLCPKCGKPHKGECLVGSGRCYRCEEMGHTAQKCPLSSDKGKVQGRIFTMTKEGANPDSSVISGNILISGKEALTLIDTGATHSFMFEVFMHSLSREPTIMPLQFNIMLPSGDEIRPTSILKACPVQIGSRLLYADFIVIPMVAFDVIFGMDWLCAYRAVIDCVEKTVKFLTCDYDSDEFVGLGSSLSIPLVSCLQATKLLNKGCTGFLALVSDVNRDNNLQIQDIDVVQEYPDVFSDNVPGLPPDREVEFAIELSPEQVAFLGHIVSKEGIAVDPSKIESIKQWSIPKTVSEVRSFLGLAGYYRRFIADFSKIALPLTSLTRKAIKFEWTIECQQAIQTLKDKLTSAPVLVLPCGTEDFVVYTDASKQGLGDVLMQRGKVIAYASRQLKEYEKNYPTHDLELAAVVFALKIWRHYLYGEKCEIFTDHKSLRYLFSQKELNMRQRRWLELLKDYDCTISYHPGKANVIADALSRKSSYLLGSMIQKPLLLDLQMNEITLVSPGVSEFGSNRDGLLTFRGRICVPRGDDIQKDILIEAHTAPYSVHPGSTKMYQDLRRLYWWPAEIVKLHGIPVSIVSDRDPSFTSEFWKSLHRALGTKLAFSTAYHPQSDGQPEREVGIPNCLLSNLRITTATNLQSAWHPMKLYMEEGADLHYTRKK, encoded by the exons ATGCCTCCTAAACGAAAGGTTACTGAAGGGGATGATAGGACCCCTACTACTGATAGGACTACCAACGTTGTAGATGAATTCAGTAAATTAATACAAGAACAGACGAAGGTTCACGGTGAGCAAATTCAACAGTTGTTGAGCATGCACACCTCGACTCAGGTTCGTGGTCGTGGTAGAGTTCTAGGCACAACAGAAGGTTCTGAAGATGGTGCCTATGATCGTTTTAGAAGAATGAACCCTCCTGATTTTGTTGGTGGTTCTGATCCATTGGTGGCTCTAGAATGGATCAAGTCTTTGGAAGCCATCTTCGACTATTTGAAGTTCAATGATCACGACAAGGTTAGTTGTGCAGTTTTTATGTTGGTCAAAGCAGCACGTATTTGGCGGGAAGCCACCAAGGTTACAGTGAATGTTCGTGAATTGAAATGGGATGCATTCAAAGAGCTTTTCTACACCAAATATTTTTCTCGAGAAGTTAAAGCGaagaagatgaaagaatttctcGAGTTGCGACAAGCTGCCATGACTGTCAATGAGTATACTCTTAAATTTGAAGAAGGTTGTGTCTTTGTGCCTTTCATCGCCGAgaatgataaagataaaggagaGCACTTTATTCGCGGCTTGAGACCCGAGATTCGACGAGATGTTCACATGGCTAAAGTGGTTTCTTATCAAGATATTGTTGAAAGGGCACTGCTAGCTGAACTTGATGAGCAAGAGATTGAAAAGGAAAGGCAGTTGAGAAGACAAACCTTTCAAGCCAGGAGTCAAGGTGCAAGTCCTTCTAGTCGAGGCGGCTTCAAAGGAAAGGGCAAAATGGAGCAACGAAATAAACCTTTTATGCCTTCTTCAGATGTGGAGAGATCGTTATgccctaagtgtggcaagccACACAAAGGTGAGTGTCTGGTTGGAAGTGGCCGATGTTACAGGTGCGAAGAAATGGGGCATACCGCACAAAAATGTCCTCTCTCCTCTGATAAAGGAAAAGTTCAAGGAAGAATCTTTACGATGACAAAAGAAGGAGCCAATCCTGATTCTTCAGTCATATCTGGTAATATTCTAATATCTGGAAAGGAAGCACTTacattgattgataccggtgcaaCACATTCCTTTATGTTTGAAGTATTTATGCACTCCTTATCTCGCGAGCCTACTATCATGCCTTTACAATTCAATATTATGTTGCCTTCTGGTGATGAAATTCGTCCTACAAGTATTCTTAAGGCATGTCCAGTACAGATAGGTTCGAGATTGTTGTATGCTGATTTTATTGTAATTCCGatggttgctttcgatgttATTTTCGGTATGGATTGGTTATGCGCTTATCGTGCCGTTATTGACTGTGTGGAAAAGACCGTTAAGTTTTTAACTTGTGATTATGATAGTGATGAATTTGTTGGGCTAGGTTCATCGCTCAGTATTCCCCTTGTTTCTTGTCTACAAGCTACAAAATTATTGAATAAGGGGTGTACTGGTTTTCTGGCCTTAGTATCGGATGTAAATAGGGACAATAATTTGCAAATTCAGGATATTGATGTGGTTCAGGAATATCCTGACGTATTTTCTGATAATGTGCCTGGCTTACCTCCTGATCGAGAGGTAGAGTTTGCTATTGAATTGAGTCCAG agCAAGTGGCGTTTTTGGGCCATATTGTGTCAAAAGAAGGAATAGCAGTCGATCCATCCAAGATTGAATCTATTAAGCAATGGTCCATTCCAAAGACAGTTTCAGAGGTAcggagttttcttggtttggcagggTATTACAGACGATTCATAGCAGACTTCTCGAAAATAGCATTGCCATTAACAAGCTTGACACGAAAGGCTATCAAATTTGAATGGACCATAGAATGCCAACAAGCAATCCAAACCTTGAAAGATAAGTTAACTTCTGCCCCTGTATTAGTACTTCCTTGTGGtactgaggattttgttgtatatacaGATGCCTCAAAGCAGGGTTTAGGTGATGTGTTGATGCAACGTGGGAaagtgattgcttatgcttctcgtcagctaAAAgaatacgagaagaattatcccacgcatgatttggagttggCGGCTGTGGTATTTgccttaaagatttggcgacattatttatatggtgAGAAATGTGAAATTTTTACAGACCATAAAAGTTTGAGGTATTTGTTTTCGCAGaaggaattgaatatgaggcagcggagGTGGTTGGAGCTGCTAAAAGATTATGATTGCAcgattagctatcatcctggaAAAGCTAATGTCATTGCAGATGCTTTAAGCCGTAAATCAAGTTATTTATTGGGCTCCATGATTCAGAAACCGTTATTACTCGATTTGCAAATGAACGAAATAACTCTAGTATCTCCAG GAGTTTCTGAATTTGGCTCGAATCGTGATGGTTTATTGACCTTTCGAGGTAGAATTTGTGTTCCTAGGGGTGATGACATTCAGAAGGATATACTTATTGAAGCTCATACAGCGCCATATTCAGTTCATCCTGGCAGTACCAAAATGTATCAAGATCTTCGAcgtctttattggtggccag CTGAAATTGTAAAACTTCATGGGATACCTGtatcaattgtatctgatcgtgacccaAGTTTTACTTCtgagttctggaagagtttgcacagagccttGGGCACCAAGTTGGCCTTTAGcacagcatatcatcctcagagtgacggACAACCCGAAAGG GAagttgggattccaaattgcctcttgtcgAATTTACGTATAACAACAGCTACCAATCTTCAATCGGCATGGCACCctatgaagctttatatggaagAAGGTGCCGATCTCCATTATACTAGGAAGAAGTAG